One Gimesia aquarii DNA segment encodes these proteins:
- a CDS encoding N-6 DNA methylase: MAKEQFFYSQTRQLFTTLENISQRSGVSRGKAFEDLLQACVAALAAETMEPAYFEAIQAHTEGSPGKRGVDLFPKFLAQLIESMSEQDQDLLGDLFEGSISYGEKGQFLTPESVSELMANLTIDAAEKTAEKKTQVINDPCCGTGRMLLKAGEINPQAELCGQDIDARCVRMTALNLSLRGKYGYVVCGNSLTLESKFAYRVGSFYHELPNGRRRGVIREIPLEQTPVPFVTDTTRTATQGLFAQQEADSHEPDQAQKISQTIMEVPQWLFRLEQRMDNVESGNDSDQSIQVEKEESTNTKSVPDNDRVKTQKKLF; this comes from the coding sequence ATGGCCAAAGAGCAGTTTTTTTATTCCCAAACGCGGCAGCTATTTACTACCTTAGAAAATATTTCCCAGAGGTCCGGAGTCAGCCGCGGTAAGGCCTTTGAAGATCTGCTGCAAGCGTGTGTCGCCGCTCTCGCCGCGGAAACGATGGAACCCGCTTATTTTGAGGCGATCCAAGCGCACACAGAGGGCTCTCCAGGAAAACGGGGCGTGGATCTGTTTCCGAAGTTTCTGGCGCAGTTGATCGAGAGCATGTCAGAGCAGGATCAAGATTTGTTGGGAGATCTGTTTGAGGGGAGTATTTCGTATGGCGAGAAGGGGCAGTTTTTGACACCGGAATCCGTTTCAGAACTTATGGCAAATTTGACCATCGATGCCGCAGAAAAAACAGCTGAAAAGAAAACACAGGTCATCAACGACCCCTGTTGCGGAACCGGGCGAATGCTCCTGAAAGCGGGGGAGATCAATCCGCAGGCAGAATTATGTGGCCAAGATATTGATGCGCGCTGTGTTCGAATGACGGCTTTGAATCTCAGCTTGCGAGGCAAATATGGCTATGTTGTTTGTGGCAATTCACTGACACTGGAATCAAAATTTGCCTACCGGGTTGGCAGCTTCTACCACGAATTACCGAATGGCAGACGTCGCGGCGTGATTCGGGAAATTCCATTGGAACAGACTCCGGTGCCCTTTGTCACTGACACAACACGAACAGCAACACAGGGTTTGTTTGCTCAGCAGGAAGCTGATTCACACGAACCAGATCAAGCACAGAAAATCTCCCAAACGATCATGGAGGTTCCGCAGTGGTTATTCCGTCTGGAACAGCGAATGGACAATGTGGAGTCTGGGAATGATTCAGATCAGTCAATTCAAGTTGAGAAAGAAGAATCGACAAACACTAAATCAGTACCTGATAACGACAGAGTTAAAACGCAGAAGAAATTGTTTTAA